One stretch of Gemmatimonadales bacterium DNA includes these proteins:
- a CDS encoding DUF4159 domain-containing protein, producing the protein MIRSAAAACLVMLTAVPVAAQVSGNVPALAIGRLHYDGGGDWYANPSSLPNLLAAIRQRTDIPVAPQEVVVRLTDPELWDVAFLHVTGHGNIHWSDQELEILRRWLLAGGFLHVDDNYGLDQSFRREIKRLFPDHPLVDVPLDHPIYHLVYDFPHGVPKIHEHDGKPAQGFGIFVNGRLVVYYTYQSDLGNGWEDTTVYHDPPEKHEAALRMGINLFAYAVGYGGG; encoded by the coding sequence GCCGCCCAGGTCAGTGGCAACGTTCCGGCGCTCGCGATCGGGCGCCTCCACTACGATGGCGGCGGCGACTGGTACGCCAATCCGTCGAGCCTCCCGAATCTGCTGGCAGCGATCCGGCAGCGGACCGACATTCCCGTCGCTCCGCAGGAAGTCGTGGTGCGCCTCACCGATCCGGAACTCTGGGATGTGGCGTTCCTCCACGTCACCGGCCACGGCAACATCCACTGGAGCGATCAGGAACTGGAGATCCTGCGGCGCTGGCTCCTTGCCGGCGGCTTCCTCCATGTCGACGACAACTACGGACTCGATCAGTCATTTCGGCGCGAGATCAAGCGGCTCTTTCCCGATCACCCGCTGGTCGACGTGCCGCTCGACCATCCGATCTACCATCTGGTGTATGACTTCCCGCACGGCGTGCCGAAGATCCATGAGCATGACGGCAAGCCGGCGCAGGGATTCGGCATCTTCGTGAACGGGCGGCTGGTGGTCTACTACACCTATCAGTCCGATCTCGGCAACGGCTGGGAAGACACGACCGTCTATCACGATCCACCGGAAAAACACGAAGCGGCGTTGCGCATGGGGATCAACCTCTTTGCCTACGCCGTGGGATACGGCGGCGGATGA